CTTTCAGAGAGAGCCTTCTTTCGGACATGAAAGGTATAGTTCAAATGGCAATTGGTGGTGTAGTTGGTTTCCATCTCTTTCAGAGAGAGCCTTCTTTCGGACTTTTTGGAAAAAATTTGATTTTTGATGTACTGCCAACAGGTTTCCATCTCTTTCAGAGAGAGCCTTCTTTCGGACTATATTATGATTTTACTTTTAAGACTTTGAATTATGAGAAAGGTTTCCATCTCTTTCAGAGAGAGCCTTCTTTCGGACGTGGGATAGGATTTGGTTTGACTATGTTAGCAGTATGGATGTTTCCATCTCTTTCAGAGAGAGCCTTCTTTCGGACGCTGTCTAAGATGGGAGGTTGAGGCTGATGATTAAAACGGTTTCCATCTCTTTCAGAGAGAGCCTTCTTTCGGACTGAAGATAGCTATGCAAGATGAAAATTTTGATGGGATAATGTTTCCATCTCTTTCAGAGAGAGCCTTCTTTCGGACTAATCAAAGCAGATTGTTCTGGATCAATAGTGACGTCAAGTTTCCATCTCTTTCAGAGAGAGCCTTCTTTCGGACACAGACAAGGCTATATAATCGTGTTTCCTTACTATGCTAAGTTTCCATCTCTTTCAGAGAGAGCCTTCTTTCGGACGGATCAGAGGACTGAGGAAAAAGAGAGCAAAGAAGACAGCGGTTTCCATCTCTTTCAGAGAGAGCCTTCTTTCGGACCGTACATTTCTAAGTATATCATAAGTAAAGGACTATTTGTGCTTAAAATTCATAACCTGGTGTTAATAATGTTAGTGCATGTCTAACATCAACCCTTTTTCATCACTCTTTTTAGCTTCCCATGCGGATTCAGGACCTATTTTCTCAAAGTGGCTTATTTTCGTTAGTCAACTTTTTTAAGGAGGTTAGGAATTCTTGTTTGGGTTTTTTACAAATTTCTGTTTTTGCGATCTGTACCCCTTTTGCTTTATTTTTTTACTTGTCAATGACCCACTTCTTAACCTTTATAGGCTTGAAGACTGTCTTTTATTATATCACAAACAATTAAATATCGTCAAATAGAGGAAAGATAGATTTCACTTGGTTGAAAGATCAAGGGTTATTATCAATTTGCATGATATGTAAAAGACAACGAAAAGCAAAATGAGTATATAGTTTTACTATTCATGGATTGCATAGAATCAATTAATCAACTATTTGGTCCCATATAGAGAGTGAACAAATTCATTTGTGATGCATGTTGGTATGTAATTAATATTACATGCGATTGACTACATGCTATCGATAAATCACTGTAGATGATTATAACAAAAATTTTTTCAAGTTCACTACTATGGAATGGGCACAAACAAATTTAATTAATATCAATAGATATATATCTGTGTGTTCTTATTCTTCAAATCATTTAGCTACAGATATTCTCATAAAAAATCAAGCTTTGATGTTTGTGATAGCTATTGTTTCAGAAGTATAATAATAGGGGAGGTTAGTGACATGAATTTTCAAGTTGGCCAAACATATAGTGAAAAATTCGTAGTAACTGAGAAAATGGTTAGAGATTTTTCAGAGTTAATCGGTGATAAGAATCCGGTCCATCTTGATGAAGAGTATGCAAAATCAACACGCTTTAAGAAAAGAATTTGTCATGGAATGCTTGTGGCGTCATTTATCTCAAAAGTTCTTGGAATGAACTTTCCGGGTCCTGGAACTATACTTGTGAAACAGCAGCTTAAGTATCGATCACCAGTTTATATAGATGAACAAATAGAAATACAAGTCAAGATAACTCAAATGATACCAGATAGACAAAGGCTCGTGCTTGATACGAATGTGATTAAAGAGGATGGAACGATCGCAATAGAAGGAATTTGTGAGGTACTTTTTGAGTCATGAGACCTTTTGGTCAACATTTCCTGATTGATGAGCAGGTTGTACACTGTCTGGTAAATCAACTCAGTGATCAGCAAAACAAATTTGTAATCGAAATAGGTGCAGGAAAGGGTTTTATAACTAAACATCTCATTCAAAATGGATTCAAAGTTCTGGCTTACGAGATAGACGAGAAAGTCGCAAATGAACTTAGAGAGAACATCAAAAGTAATAACCTCGAGGTGTGTGTGAGAGATTTTCTCAATGTGAGTTATGAGAAATTACCAACTCTGAATTGTTGTGTTGGTAGTATACCGTATCAAATTTCATCACTTTTGATTAGAAAAATAATAAGCCTGTCTTTTCAGAAAGCTGTTTTGATTGTTCAAAAGGAATTTGCAGATAAACTCATTGCCTTGCCTTCTATGAAAAAATACACGTTTATATCAGTTTTAGCTCAGAGTTTTTATAACATTAAAAAGGTGTGTAATATATCAAAAAATTCTTTTTCTCCACCACCAAAAGTAGATTCAGCGATAATAGTTATGAACAGAAAAAAACAGGTACCAGAACTGGACAGGTATACTTTGTTTCTACGCAAACTTTTTACTTCGCCAAATAAAATCGCCAGAAATGTGGCGAATTTTCCATTGAATTTTCAATATGAAATCTTAGAAAAACGCGTTAGAGATCTTTCAGTGGATGAAATAATTGAATTTTACAAAAATCTAAGGAGTGATTAGGTGACAAAGGCAGAACTTTTTGAAACCGTGTTGAATTCGATAATCGAGGGAATAATAATGATAGACAGAGATGCAAAGATAATCTTCATGAACAAGCAAGCATCACTCATCCTTGGTATACCAATATCACAAGCGATTGGAAAATATGTTGTTGATGCTATTCCAAACACGCGTTTACATATAGTTTTGAAGACAGGAATACCCGAGCCAGACAAAATTCAGCAGCTTGGCCACACTCAAATAATAACAACTCGAGTACCAATCAGAGACAGCTCTGGACAGATAATAGGTGCTGTGGCTATTTTTAGAGATATTACAAGTGTCCAAAAAATGGCTGAGGAAGTAACAAATCTAAAACAAGTAGAAGCATTGTTAAAAGCAATTATTGAGTCAACGAGCGATGCAATATCTGTTGCTGACGAAAATGGAAAAATAGTGATGGTGAACAAGGCTTACACAAAGATTACTGGATATAGTTCTAATGAAGTTGTGGGTAAATTGGCAACTGTGGATATCGCCCAAGGTGAAAGTATGCATATAAAGGTTGCGAAAACCAAGCAGCCAATTTATGGTGCGAGATTGCTCGTTGGTCCTGGGAAACGCGATGTTGTAGTTGATGTGACTCCGTTATTTGTGAAGAACGAGTTCAAGGGAAGTGTTGCAGTAATTCATGATGTTACAGAAATCATTAGATTGAACAAAGAACTTGATGAAGTAAAAAGGTTAATTAGAAGAATGGGCGCAAGGTATACCTTTGAAGATGTGGTTGCCGAGAGTCCAAAAATGAAAATTGCTCTTACCCAGGCAATGAAAGTTGCTCCCACACCTGCTACCGTTTTGCTCAGGGGTGAGAGTGGCACAGG
The DNA window shown above is from Thermotoga profunda AZM34c06 and carries:
- the rsmA gene encoding 16S rRNA (adenine(1518)-N(6)/adenine(1519)-N(6))-dimethyltransferase RsmA; translation: MRPFGQHFLIDEQVVHCLVNQLSDQQNKFVIEIGAGKGFITKHLIQNGFKVLAYEIDEKVANELRENIKSNNLEVCVRDFLNVSYEKLPTLNCCVGSIPYQISSLLIRKIISLSFQKAVLIVQKEFADKLIALPSMKKYTFISVLAQSFYNIKKVCNISKNSFSPPPKVDSAIIVMNRKKQVPELDRYTLFLRKLFTSPNKIARNVANFPLNFQYEILEKRVRDLSVDEIIEFYKNLRSD
- a CDS encoding MaoC family dehydratase gives rise to the protein MNFQVGQTYSEKFVVTEKMVRDFSELIGDKNPVHLDEEYAKSTRFKKRICHGMLVASFISKVLGMNFPGPGTILVKQQLKYRSPVYIDEQIEIQVKITQMIPDRQRLVLDTNVIKEDGTIAIEGICEVLFES
- a CDS encoding sigma-54 interaction domain-containing protein; this encodes MTKAELFETVLNSIIEGIIMIDRDAKIIFMNKQASLILGIPISQAIGKYVVDAIPNTRLHIVLKTGIPEPDKIQQLGHTQIITTRVPIRDSSGQIIGAVAIFRDITSVQKMAEEVTNLKQVEALLKAIIESTSDAISVADENGKIVMVNKAYTKITGYSSNEVVGKLATVDIAQGESMHIKVAKTKQPIYGARLLVGPGKRDVVVDVTPLFVKNEFKGSVAVIHDVTEIIRLNKELDEVKRLIRRMGARYTFEDVVAESPKMKIALTQAMKVAPTPATVLLRGESGTGKELFAHAIHNASDRRERAFISVNCAAIPESILESELFGYASGAFTGARREGKKGLLEEAQHGTVFFDEIGKMPLTVQSKLLRFLENREIVPVGDTKALKIDARIIAATNMDLEKMVQQGSFLPDLYFRLNVFPILLPPLRERKEDIPILVQYIIRKLNQEYGRTVEGISPDALVRLINYNWPGNVRELENVIGRAMINMDSEDKVIKLHHLPTLKTTYHAVDVPSTGNLREMVFEYEKGIILKALDQNDWNVQKTAASLGMSVRTLYYRMRVLEIKRNKGI